A genomic region of Raphanus sativus cultivar WK10039 chromosome 6, ASM80110v3, whole genome shotgun sequence contains the following coding sequences:
- the LOC130495923 gene encoding uncharacterized protein LOC130495923 isoform X3, with protein sequence MGSLDLPHASPFKGGSETFLRNVFENILKTYLRKNPTAKTIWELVQSVDSEKIFYDHFTFRTLKVDGYGIDSLSSFFMDYGYKIGGGLDFPKKKLRVLWFSPPEVQVPNDGHGIANGPLPRLVIAEVLVDELNVESQSTYM encoded by the exons ATGGGTTCTCTCGACTTGCCTCACGCTTCACCATTCAAG GGAGGAAGCGAAACATTTCTTAGGAACGTGTTTGAGAACATACTGAAGACGTATCTGAGGAAGAACCCGACCGCGAAGACAATATGGGAACTGGTTCAATCGGTGGACAGTGAGAAGATCTTCTATGATCACTTTACTTTCAGGACACTAAAG GTAGATGGATATGGAATAGATTCCTTGTCGAGTTTCTTCATGGATTATGGATATAAAATTGGAGGCGGACTTGATTTTCCAAAGAAGAAACTACGAGTTCTCTGGTTTTCTCCACCGGAAGTTCAAGTCCCCAATGATGGTCACGGTATAGCCAACGGTCCTTTGCCACGACTTGTTATAGCTGAGGTTCTTGTGGACGAACTAAACGTTGAATCGCAG